A single window of Watersipora subatra chromosome 9, tzWatSuba1.1, whole genome shotgun sequence DNA harbors:
- the LOC137405012 gene encoding uncharacterized protein produces the protein MLGLSGTEVCQVQRCLSKARQSIGMAASARTGCTLFKVEVRRFFYRRSYIVACADLHPTKPLLLTSHADGVVRIWDIKTQELVKAVRAGDMAVRAAFFVARTDWVVTGDNNGILRTREYSTLKKIQEFSAHRNPVASIAVHPRHPYLLTAGGKEIKLWNWELGWECTQVFKEHSGDIEKIRMNPPDRSTFASASRDKKIKLWLPNSPTSRYTLEGHQKAVTAIDFYDKVGRFFLVSGSEDKTCKVWDYETQTCIKTLEHTHKIMSVACHPVANIFLTGTADGTINMWETERLTFTSDLNDHLGKPWYIACLKDSDYVAVGYDDGSMIMAVKLKLNLGVDGQINDTVAPSSKLNEIVPKSYV, from the exons ATGCTTGGTCTGTCAGGTACAGAAGTCTGTCAGGTACAAAG GTGCCTGAGCAAAGCCAGACAGTCAATCGGCATGGCAGCATCTGCTCGAACCGGCTGCACT TTGTTTAAAGTAGAAGTTAGAAGATTCTTTTATCGACGTTCATATATAGTTGCTTGTGCTGATCTGCACCCCACAAAACCCTTGCTGTTGACTAGCCACGCTGACGGGGTTGTTCGAATCTGGGACATCAAAACCCAG GAATTGGTGAAAGCGGTCAGAGCAGGAGATATGGCGGTGAGAGCAGCATTTTTTGTAGCAAGGACTGACTGGGTAGTGACAGGTGAT AATAATGGAATTCTCCGAACCCGAGAATACAGCACTCTGAAGAAAATACAGGAATTTTCAGCTCACCGAAACCCTGTGGCAAGCATAGCAGTTCACCCTAGACACCCCTATTTGTTAACTGCTGGTG GTAAGGAGATCAAACTGTGGAACTGGGAGCTAGGATGGGAATGTACTCAGGTGTTTAAAGAACACAGTGGTGATATTGAAAAGATAAGAATGAATCCTCCAGACAGAAGCACCTTTGCTAGTGCCTCGCGAGACAAGAAAATCAAG TTATGGCTGCCAAATTCTCCCACATCTCGTTACACCTTGGAGGGCCATCAGAAGGCAGTGACTGCAATAGACTTTTACGATAAAGTTGGTAGATTTTTCTTAGTATCTGGTTCTGAAGATAAAACTTGCAAAGTTTGGGACTATGAG ACCCAGACATGTATCAAAACACTGGAACATACCCATAAGATCATGAGCGTTGCATGCCATCCGGTAGCAAACATCTTTCTCACTGGAACTGCAGATG GCACCATCAACATGTGGGAGACTGAAAGACTTACCTTTACGTCAGACCTGAATGACCATTTAGGTAAACCATGGTATATTGCCTGTCTGAAGGACAGTGACTACGTAGCTGTCGGCTATGATGATGGCAGCATGATTATGGCAGTAAAATTGAAACTTAATTTAGGCGTTG ATGGACAAATAAATGACACTGTGGCACCCTCATCTAAGCTAAATGAGATCGTACCAAAGTCATATGTTTGA